The genomic DNA CGGCGCCGGCTGCGTTTCCCATTCGGCCTCAATAGCGGCCAGTTTGGTTTTCTGCACGTCACCCATTTCGTAACCGGATTCATCGCCCAGTACGATAACGGAAAGAATTGCCGCCATACCGAAGCTAGCGGCAATCGCAAAGGAGCGCTTGGCAAACGCGAAGTCGCGACCTTTGAGCATATACCAGGAGCTGATGGCCAGAATGAACATCGCGCCGGTCACGTAGCCGGAAGCGACGGTGTGAACGAATTTCACCTGCGCAACCGGGTTCAGGACCAGCTCAGAGAAGCTGACCATTTCCATACGCATGGTTTCAAAGTTGAAATCGGAAGCAATCGGGTTCTGCATCCAACCGTTCGCCACCAGAATCCACAGCGCGGAGAGGTTGGAGCCAAGCGCCACCAGCCAGGTGACCGCCATATGCTGGACTTTACCCAGACGATCCCAACCGAAGAAGAACAGACCTACAAAGGTAGATTCGAGGAAGAAGGCCATCAGACCCTCGATGGCCAGCGGCGCACCGAAGATATCGCCCACGTAGTGGGAGTAGTAGGACCAGTTAGTCCCGAACTGGAACTCCATGGTCAGACCGGTAGCCACACCCAGCGCAAAGTTGATACCAAACAACTTGCCCCAGAACTTGGTCATATCTTTATAAATCTGTTTGCCGGAAAGGACGTAGACCGTTTCCATGATTGCCAGCAGGAACGCCATACCCAGCGTCAGCGGAACAAACAGGAAGTGGTACATCGCGGTCAAGGCAAACTGTAAGCGCGACAGTTCGACTATATCTAACATCATGACTCCTTGCTCATCGCATGAAGACTCCGAGATTGAACCCGTTACCCGGGATTCAAACACATGCCCCAATACAAATTTATTTGTCCCCTTCCCTACAGCAGCCCCTTGTCGTCAACAGGAAACAGCAATAAGTGAAAGTTACAAACCTGTTAATAAAAAACTCAATTGATCCCTAAAATATATTACGCTGTAAAACCCTTACAATAAACAGGTTTTTATTGGAGAAGTTTTACGTTTTTCGACGGTGATCAATTTATAGCGAATCACACTGTTTTAGGCCAATTTGATCCACGACAATTTATCCGTTTTGACACCTTATATCCAGTGATTACATATTGATTTAAATCAACTTCACGCAATATTGTTAATTATGTTTTTAATTGAACGTCATGATGAACAGAATGTTAATGATGTGTTTTTATTCTGGCATTGATAGTTATCAAATGAAGTGAGATTGAATGGTGTGGTAATTAAATTTAACGAGGCATGCCGGGAACAGGCCAATAATGCCCGTATAGATTAAAGTAGACCTTCCGTCATTTTTTTCCACTGCTGACATCTGTCCGAATGACAATTAACAAGTTTTTAACCAAATAAATTATTAATGCAACATTCATCCCTTCTGAACGGATGCCAGCCGGGTATAAACGTCTGAGCCCTTACTCATCAATCGAACAAAAAACAGGCAAGCGGGCAACGCCAGCAGGCTCGCTGACGTTACCCTCCAGACCATCAGCCAGGCTTAACGCTAAAAGTACGCGACTGACATGGATGGAAGATGCCGGCGATGACCTTTGTGGCATCCTGATCCGGGTACGGGATTTCATCCATTCCCGTTTCCCGGCACGCCGCCACGCCTTGGCTGAATGACACAGCGGCCTCACTACACTGGCTGTCGGACGGATTGAACAAACGTAAAATAATCTCATCGCGATCCTCGGCCTTTTTTAGCGCACTGAGCTGGCAGCCTACCGGCGACATGCTGAGCAGACTGTAGCTTTCGGGCACAATCGCCCCGCTTTTATTCAGCTTCATCGCATCCCACGGAATTTTGTTATAGCACTGAATGGGGGTCAGCCAGGATCTTGCCTGCTGAGCCAGGCCGATATTCAGCGGCGTCCCGCTATAGCTGAACAGGCTAAACCGCCCATGAAGCGGGCCACGCATCTGCGAATCAGGCACCGGCAGTTTAATTCCCGAGGGACGACCAGGGCGTAGAAGCAGATCTTCTTTACCCAATACCCCTACGCCACGAAGCAGCGTCAGGGCGAAGGTTTTTTTCTCCTCGCCGAGTACTTCAAACTCGCGTAGCCCCTCGCTAAAAACGGCTAGCCCGTTACGCCCTTCCTGAAGAGCGGCATAGTTGAGTAAATTCCATACCGGGATCGGCGCTTCCTTCCACCCCTCTTCTTGCCAGTAAGCCATTGCCTCATCGCGAACCGGGCGCATTATTGAGCCAAACTGCGTATCGGCCAGCACTTCCCGCGTGTGAAAAGGCGTCGGAATCAGCACCCGAACGCGGTGATCGTCAGCCTGATTATCCAGCCTGACCTCCACGTCAATACGCCGACTATTGTGGCTGAGGGTCACCTCCACTTCGATGCCAAGCTCACCGTTACGCTGGCGCGCCGCACGCGCGTTAAGATTTGCTGGCACCGCCATCTGATAACGAATAATCACCCGACTTTGCCAGGCCTCGTGGATGACCTCGTAGTCAAAAGGCGTTTGCACGCTCGTCAGCACCCACTCCTCTCGCGGAGGCGAATAGTCATATTCATCACCATCGTCACCGCCGTCTTCGATTTCCAGCACCCGGTCATAAACGATTCCGCTGTCTTTATCACGCAGTCGTAGCGTTCCGTCGCTATTCATCTCAATTTGCCAGAAGGCGTTTTCCAGCAGCGATGTCGCCGCGGGTGAAGGCTTCACCAGGCTTCCCGCGACGTGCGGCTCAACGTACAGCGTGCGGTAGCCCATCGACGGCAGGATTTGGTGAAGCTGAATATCAAACTCCATAAAGGGCTCGTAATTCCCGTAGTGCACAATTTGCCGGTCAATAAGCCCGGGATCGATCTCCCTCGCCTGGCGAATAAAATAGGGAATGTCATGACCTTTGCCGTCAACCAGGCGGAACTGGCTGGCCCGCAGGCGAATCGTGGTGTTGATCGTCTCTTCGCGCGGCCACGGCATCAGGTTAAACATCACCAGTTTATCTTCTGCGCTGTGCGCCATGTTGTCGGCAATCTTGCGCATATAAAAACGAATCAGGTTATCCGCCATGTCTTCGGCCAGTACAAAACGCGAGACAATCTCCTGATGGACTTTGTCGCTACAGCAGCAGCCAATGCTGTCATGGGCGTGGTTTTTTAAAATTTCTTTCCACATTTTCTCGAGCAGGCCATGGTGATATTCAAAGCCCAGGCTCCAGGCCAGCGTGGCTAGCGGTTCCAGAATATTGACGATTTTATTCTCAATGCGCGCATGGGCGATTTTGATATCCATACGCGTAGAGCCAATAGTCCGGTGAACGCGCATGTATTTGCCGTCGATAAACTCGCCCTGTAGGGTCGCCAACACGTCGCGGTGCGCTTCAATGCGCTCAAAGACATCTTCAAAACGACTCATGACAAACTGCCGCTGCGGATAAATATCGCGCAGCTTCTCCATCACGGCGAAGATATTTTGTTGCAGTGGCATCTGGTCGTGGCCGTTAGGCAGCAGGATCTCTTGAGTGACCGAGGCTTTTTCCAGCACATCAAAGTAACCATCAAGCCGTTTACGCAGCCCGGCTTCGTCCTCCGGTAAGTACTTACCAATCGCGTAGCCCAACGGCAGTACCTGGGTGACCACTTCACTTCCGTCCCGGCTTTGCCATAAAAACTCCGTTTTATCGGTGCCATGGCGCTCAGAGCAGCCGCGCCAGAAGAGCGCGCGGGTCAGACCAAAGCCGTTATAAATATGCGGTAGCTGCCCGGACATACCGAACGAATCCGGAAGGTAGCCAATCTTCATCGGTTCGCCAAACGCCATACAGTCACGAATGCCGTACATCAGATTACGCACGATAGATTCACCAGAGACAAGGGTGGTGTCGGTTTGCGTATACCAGGGTCCAATGATCAATTTACCGGCCTGTACCAGCGATTTCACGCGTTCGCGATTTTCCGGCTTCACGGCGAAGTAGTCTTCAAGTATGGCCGTTTGCCCGTCCAGCACGTAGTACTTGTAATCAGCGTCCTGTTCAAGGCG from Klebsiella sp. WP3-W18-ESBL-02 includes the following:
- the mngB gene encoding mannosylglycerate hydrolase → MKAVSRVHITPHMHWDREWYFTTEESRILLINNMEEILSRLEQDADYKYYVLDGQTAILEDYFAVKPENRERVKSLVQAGKLIIGPWYTQTDTTLVSGESIVRNLMYGIRDCMAFGEPMKIGYLPDSFGMSGQLPHIYNGFGLTRALFWRGCSERHGTDKTEFLWQSRDGSEVVTQVLPLGYAIGKYLPEDEAGLRKRLDGYFDVLEKASVTQEILLPNGHDQMPLQQNIFAVMEKLRDIYPQRQFVMSRFEDVFERIEAHRDVLATLQGEFIDGKYMRVHRTIGSTRMDIKIAHARIENKIVNILEPLATLAWSLGFEYHHGLLEKMWKEILKNHAHDSIGCCCSDKVHQEIVSRFVLAEDMADNLIRFYMRKIADNMAHSAEDKLVMFNLMPWPREETINTTIRLRASQFRLVDGKGHDIPYFIRQAREIDPGLIDRQIVHYGNYEPFMEFDIQLHQILPSMGYRTLYVEPHVAGSLVKPSPAATSLLENAFWQIEMNSDGTLRLRDKDSGIVYDRVLEIEDGGDDGDEYDYSPPREEWVLTSVQTPFDYEVIHEAWQSRVIIRYQMAVPANLNARAARQRNGELGIEVEVTLSHNSRRIDVEVRLDNQADDHRVRVLIPTPFHTREVLADTQFGSIMRPVRDEAMAYWQEEGWKEAPIPVWNLLNYAALQEGRNGLAVFSEGLREFEVLGEEKKTFALTLLRGVGVLGKEDLLLRPGRPSGIKLPVPDSQMRGPLHGRFSLFSYSGTPLNIGLAQQARSWLTPIQCYNKIPWDAMKLNKSGAIVPESYSLLSMSPVGCQLSALKKAEDRDEIILRLFNPSDSQCSEAAVSFSQGVAACRETGMDEIPYPDQDATKVIAGIFHPCQSRTFSVKPG
- the cydA gene encoding cytochrome ubiquinol oxidase subunit I; the encoded protein is MLDIVELSRLQFALTAMYHFLFVPLTLGMAFLLAIMETVYVLSGKQIYKDMTKFWGKLFGINFALGVATGLTMEFQFGTNWSYYSHYVGDIFGAPLAIEGLMAFFLESTFVGLFFFGWDRLGKVQHMAVTWLVALGSNLSALWILVANGWMQNPIASDFNFETMRMEMVSFSELVLNPVAQVKFVHTVASGYVTGAMFILAISSWYMLKGRDFAFAKRSFAIAASFGMAAILSVIVLGDESGYEMGDVQKTKLAAIEAEWETQPAPAAFTLFGIPDQDAQENRFSIQIPYALGIIATRSVDKQVTGLKDLMVQHEERIRNGMKAYSLLEQLRAGATDPAVRAQFNDVKKDLGYGLLLKRYTPNVADATEEQIQKATKDSIPRVAPLYFAFRIMVACGVLMLLIIGASFWTVIRNRIGEKKWLLRAAFYGLPLPWIAVEAGWFVAEYGRQPWAIGEVLPTAVANSSLTAGDLIFSMVLICGLYTLFLVAELFLMFKFARKGPSSLKTGRYHFEQSSATIQPAR